Proteins from one Panicum virgatum strain AP13 chromosome 7K, P.virgatum_v5, whole genome shotgun sequence genomic window:
- the LOC120641178 gene encoding E3 ubiquitin-protein ligase Os04g0590900-like, with protein sequence MRPRRGRVLFPDSDSGPGDGDCYEGYGCAPPPTVPSTPSTGPASSPAPASSPTPACPPLASPPSPSPAHSGRRNQGGGMQGYGPPPPGFGGGGGGDHRWHYVRYVLIAAGVIAFVSLILLGVSVAVRRRQVRRRRRQALLAHATAPPPPGNGGGGGGVVHHVWYIRTVGLDEAAINSIAVTPYRAGAGLLGAADCSVCLGEFHDGELVRLLPKCGHAFHVPCIDTWLRAHVNCPLCRSDVLDPAVTAGEETGSNPPADPDANANVQAEQRAAAASDAIPDHEEESSGQGAAASPAQEDQQEQPSSPEPPPPPQQQLFRPPPPRNVRRAASMDAAIASAAAEADPAALERLPAAAPEEEQIGARRKRCCAKASGSGHRSNLSTDRPAAGGVPRSFFSLHSRARSSVLPL encoded by the coding sequence ATGAGGCCTCGCCGAGGCCGGGTCCTCTTCCCGGACTCGGACTCGGGCCCGGGCGACGGGGACTGCTACGAGGGGTACGGCTGCGCGCCGCCACCGACGGTTCCCAGCACCCCCTCCACCGGCCCGGCCtcttccccggcgccggcgtcctCTCCGACCCCAGCGTGCCCCCCGCTCGCCTCCCCGCCGTCGCCTTCTCCCGCGCACAGCGGCCGGAGGAACCAGGGAGGAGGGATGCAGGGGTACGGGCCCCCGCCGCCCGgcttcggtggcggcggcggcggcgaccaccgGTGGCACTACGTCAGGTACGTGCTCATCGCCGCGGGGGTCATCGCCTTTGTCTCGCTCATCCTGCTCGGGGTCTCGGTCGCCGTGCGGCGCCgccaggtgcggcggcggcggcggcaggcgctcCTCGCGCATgccaccgccccgccgccgccggggaacggcggcggcgggggcggggtggTGCACCACGTCTGGTACATCCGGACCGTGGGGCTGGACGAGGCGGCGATCAACTCCATCGCCGTGACGCCGTACCGCGCCGGGGCGGGGCTCCTGGGCGCGGCCGACTGCTCCGTCTGCCTCGGCGAGTTCCACGACGGCGAGCTCGTGCGCCTGCTGCCCAAGTGCGGCCACGCGTTCCACGTCCCCTGCATCGACACCTGGCTCCGCGCGCACGTCAACTGCCCGCTCTGCCGCTCCGACGTGCTCGACCCCGCCGTCACGGCGGGAGAGGAGACCGGCTCCAACCCCCCAGCTGATCCGGATGCGAACGCCAACGTCCAAGCCGAGCAACGAGCGGCTGCTGCGAGCGACGCAATACCGGATCACGAAGAGGAGAGCAGCGGCCAAGGGGCAGCAGCTTCACCCGCGCAGGAGGACCAGCAAGaacagcccagctcgccggagccgccgccgccgcctcagcagcagctgttccgtcctccgccgcctcgcaacgtgcggcgcgcggcgtcCATGGACGCGGCCATAGCGTCAGCCGCGGCAGAGGCAGACCCCGCGGCACTGGAGCGTTTGCCGGCGGCAGCTCCTGAAGAGGAGCAGATCGGCGCCAGGCGGAAGCGGTGCTGCGCGAAGGCATCGGGTTCCGGCCATCGGAGCAACCTGAGCACCGACAggccggctgccggcggcgtCCCCAGGTCCTTCTTCTCTCTGCATTCGCGTGCTCGGAGCTCGGTGCTGCCGCTGTGA
- the LOC120641180 gene encoding uncharacterized protein LOC120641180, producing the protein MAALMSSSVTSGGLAPHTSKVSPRRLGNPAISSSSCHRRRGLIALTMNSSGMNSAFPFKGTTTRIAAVGPGPANPSGGNLPIPSMPSWAKWVVGAVIVAIPIYRRFRTLEDKIEKTAEVAIEVVDTVAEATEKVAGEVAGAFPGNENLKEAASRIKTVTDAIEEDAEKAEALIHKVDEIKKEVDSIVDPLIDKVVKEEEAERNK; encoded by the exons ATGGCCGCGCTGATGAGTTCCTCTGTTACTTCCGGAGGCTTGGCACCTCACACCTCTAAGGTTTCTCCTCGCCGCCTCGGGAATCCagcgatctcctcctcctcgtgccatcgccgccgaggcctTATCGCCTTGACGATGAATTCTTCAGGCATGAACAGTGCCTTCCCATTCAAAGGAACGACTACGCG AATTGCAGCAGTGGGACCAGGCCCAGCAAATCCGTCAGGAGGAAATCTCCCAATACCCAGCATGCCATCATG GGCCAAGTGGGTGGTTGGTGCTGTCATAGTTGCGATACCGATTTACAGAAGGTTCAGAACATTGGAAG ATAAGATAGAGAAGACGGCAGAGGTGGCGATCGAGGTGGTCGacacggtggcggaggcgacggagaaggtcgccggcgaggtcgcgggCGCGTTCCCCGGCAACGAAAACCTCAAGGAGGCGGCCTCGAGGATTAAGACGGTCACGGATGCGATCGAGGAAGACGCCGAGAAAGCCGAGGCCCTGATCCACAAG GTTGATGAGATAAAGAAAGAGGTAGACTCAATAGTCGATCCTTTAATTGACAAGGTCGTCAAGGAGGAAGAGGCGGAGAGAAATAAATAA
- the LOC120641179 gene encoding uncharacterized protein LOC120641179: MAAAVSWYGPLIDLSAAAGHVGGFVQLLAAVRRVLPHQELNAATGRTYQKTIVEVGDDSRSSFCVSLWSSKQSSGIIAGDILLMQNIKIVEFRNGLEGRASQISAVQVLFNSKDLTNPEGIGELITSCEVGDATKSKLRRVAEWTLHTKCALGESRQQLQVISKNWKEAKEKESPDLLSISKLFSQRKLCYLNVYACISKMVPATSPTSHLGHLSVIDKHSLKERNEIVRDFITAGCKLCGSPLYHKNLHGENLSTIDCPNNPKYLHVPGQIYKPFMIYVYDQSGQVPLLVRNKAAEILFANIIADDVSECYKSHMLLETSESGNLSAPGIIDGGGSKEIAKRRKTEQKPNFHQVWLIMIKCLLNQGSNSPFCFQILVNPEKNVEDGRFELVSLTMPIP, from the exons atggCGGCAGCTGTCAGCTGGTACGGGCCGCTGATCGACCtctcggcggccgccggccatgTCGGCGGATTCGTGCAGCTTCTCGCGGCCGTACGCCGCGTCCTTCCCCACCAG GAACTAAACGCTGCGACCGGGAGGACGTACCAGAAGACCATCGTTGAAGTCGGCGACGACTCGCGGTCCAGCTTCTGTGTCTCTCTGTGGTCGTCCAAGCAGAGTTCGGGCATAATCGCCGGCGACATCTTACTGATGCAGA ATATTAAGATAGTGGAGTTTAGAAATGGCCTGGAGGGAAGAGCTTCTCAGATATCTGCGGTACAAGTACTGTTCAACTCTAAAGACTTGACGAACCCTGAAG GGATAGGTGAACTAATAACCAGTTGTGAAGTGGGGGACGCTACAAAATCAAAGCTAAGAAGAGTGGCAGAATGGACGCTCCACACTAAATGTGCTCTTGGCGAAAGTCGTCAACAG TTGCAGGTGATATCGAAGAACTGGAAAGAAGCAAAAGAGAAGGAATCACCAGACTTGTTGTCTATATCCAAACTATTCTCTCAGAGAAAATTATGTTATCTGAATGTTTATGCATGCATCTCCAAGATGGTTCCAGCGACTTCGCCGACCTCCCACTTGGGGCACTTGTCAGTTATCGACAAACATTCTTTGAAAGAGCGCAATGAAATTGTCAGAGATTTCATTACTGCTGGCTGCAAGCTATGCGGTTCACCTCTATATCACAA AAACCTTCATGGGGAAAACTTATCTACCATAGATTGTCCGAATAACCCAAAGTATCTCCATGTTCCTGGTCAGATATACAAACCATTTATG ATATATGTCTATGACCAATCTGGACAAGTTCCTTTGCTTGTAAGGAACAAAGCAGCGGAGATCTTATTTGCCAATATCATTGCAGATGATGTATCTGAATGCTACAAGAGCCACATGCTGTTAGAAACCTCTGAGTCAGGTAACTTAAGCGCTCCTGGTATAATAGATGGCGGTGGCAGCAAAGAGATAGcaaaaaggagaaaaactgaacaaaagcCTAATTTCCATCAAGTCTGGCTTATTATGATCAAATGTCTATTGAACCAAGGCAGCAATAGTCCGTTCTGCTTCCAGATTTTGGTCAACCCTGAGAAGAATGTCGAGGATGGCCGTTTTGAGTTGGTTTCCTTGACAATGCCAATACCATGA